The Microcella sp. genome includes the window GACCGCTGAGGTGTCGACGCTGCACGCGGGGGTGCTCGTCGCCGGCGGCGCGGGCGACAATGCGGCAGCCGCGCTCGGCCTCGGGGCCGCCCCGGGTGACGTCGTCGTGTCGATCGGAACAAGTGGCACCGTCTTCGCCGTGAGCGAGCATCCCGTCTCTGATGCGAGCGGCACGGTCGCAGGGTTCGCCGATGCCGCCGGATTCCACCTGCCGCTCGTGGCCACGCTCAACGCGGCGCGCGTGCTCGACGCCGGCGCTCGACTGCTGGGCGTCGATCACGATGGTCTCGCCGAGTTGGCGCTCGCCGCCGAGCCCGGCGCCGGCGGGCTCGTGCTGCGCCCCTACTTCGAGGGCGAGCGCACCCCCAACCTTCCCGATGCGACGGCGACCCTCAGCGGCATGACGCTCGCGAGCACGACGCGAGAGAACCTGGCGCGTGCCGTCATCGAGGGCATGCTGTGCGGGCTCGCCGACGGGCTCGACGCCATCACCTCGCTCGGCGTTCCGGCAGAGCGGCTGCTGCTCATCGGCGGCGCTGCGCGCAACCACGCCGTGAGCGCGATCGCGGCGCAAGTGTTCGGCCTGCCGGTCGTCGTGCCGCACCCCGGCGAGTATGTCGCGCTCGGCGCTGCCGCGCAGGCCTCATGGGCGCTGAACGGCGAGCGGCCGCAGTGGCAGATCGAGTCGCACGCCGACCTGCCCGCCGACCCGCGACGTGAGATTCGCACCGCATACGCCGCGGCCCGCTGAGCACGCACCGAAACATCGCCGCAACACGCCGAGACTAGGCTGAGCCAATGGCCGACCTTTTCGACGGGTATGCGGCGACCGCCGCCCGTTCTGGGTCGGCCGTCGCCTTCGATGAGATGTTCGCGCCCGACAGCGAGGTGCGCCTGCCCTATCGGCAGATTCATGCGGCGCTCGCCCAGATGAGCACCGACGAGCTTCGCGGGCGCACCGAGGCGCTCGCCTCGAGCTATCTCGCGCAAGGCGTCACGTTCGACTTCGCGGGCGAAGAACGACCGTTTCCGCTGGATGCTGTTCCGCGCGTCATCGACCGTGCCGAGTGGAGTCACCTCGAGGCCGGAGTCTCGCAGCGGGTGCGAGCCCTCGAGGCCTTCCTCGCCGACATCTACGGCGCCCAGCGGTGCATCGCCGACGGCGTGCTGCCGGCCAGGCTCATCTCGAGCTCGAGCCACTACCACCGCGAGGCGGCCGGAATCGAGAGCGCCAACGGCGTGCGCATCCAGGTCTCGGGCATCGACCTCATCCGCGATGAGAACGGCATCTGGCGGGTGCTCGAAGACAACGTGAGGGTGCCGAGTGGCGTGAGCTACGTCATCTCGAATCGTCGGGTGATGGCGCAGACTCTGCCCGAACTGTTCGTGTCGATGCGCGTGCGCCCCGTGGGCGACTACCCGAATCAATTGCTGCACGCTCTGCGAGCATCCGCCCCCCGCGGTGTCGACGACCCGACCATCGTCGTGCTCACGCCCGGCGTCTACAACTCGGCGTACTTCGAGCACACCCTGCTCGCGCGGCTCATGGGGGTCGAGCTCGTCGAGGGCCGCGACCTCTACTGCTCGGGCGGGCGCGTGTTCATGCGCACCACCGCAGGGCCGCAGCGCGTCGACGTCATCTACCGTCGCGTCGACGACGAGTTTCTCGACCCGCTCACCTTCAGGGCCGACTCGATGCTCGGAACCCCGGGGCTCATGCTCGCGGCCCGACTGGGCAACGTCACCATCACCAACGCCGTGGGCAACGGCGTCGCAGACGACAAGCTCGTCTACACCTATATGCCCGACCTCATGCGCTACTTCCTCGACGAAGACCCCATCATTCCGAACGTCGACACCTGGCGGCTCGAAGACCCGGGATCGCTCGAGGAGGTGCTCGATCGACTGCACGAGCTCGTCGTGAAGCCCGTCGACGGCTCGGGCGGCAAAGGGCTCGTCGTCGGCCCCGCAGCCAGCCGCGACGAACTCGAGACGCTGCGGTCTCGGCTGCTGGCCGACCCGCGCGGATGGATCGCCCAACCTGTCGTGCAGCTCTCGACGATTCCCACTCTCGTCGATGAGGGCATCAGGCCGAGGCACGCCGACCTGCGGCCGTTCGCCGTCAACGATGGGCACGACGTGTGGGTGCTGCCGGGCGGGCTCACGCGGGTGGCGCTGCCCGAGGGGCAACTCGTCGTCAACTCCAGTCAGGGCGGCGGCTCGAAAGACACCTGGGTGGTCGGTCAGCTGCCCATGGTGGCTGACAGTCACGACGTGCAGGGCATCGTCGCCGAGCAGGCCACCGTCACGCAGTCGATTCCGATCATCTACGACGCGGCGGCTCACGTACCCGACCACAACCCGGCCGACGACCCGCGCAACGACCAGCAGCAACAGCAGCAGCAAGTGAAGAAGAGCAACGGCGCTCCCGCAGTTTCGAGGGGGGCCGAGTGATGCTGAGTCGGATTGCCGAGAGTCTGTTCTGGATAGGCCGATACGTCGAACGGTCTGATGGCACCGCGCGCATTCTCGACGTGCACCTGCAGCTGCTGCTCGAAGACCCGTGGATCGACGAAGACACCGCGTGCCGCTCGCTGCTGAGCGTCATGGGCAGCGACGCGAAGCCCGAGCATGCGCTGACGCGTGCCGACGTGCTGAGCATTCTCGCGGTCGACCGCTCGCATCCCGCCTCGATCGCGTATTCGCTCGGGGCTGCGCGCGAGAACGCCCGCCGTGCGCGCGAAGTGGTCAGCACCGAGCTGTGGGAGGTGCTCAACACGACGCGAGCCCGCATGCCCCGCAAGGTCGCGCCTGAGAAGGTGCACGAGTTCTTCGGCTGGGTGCGCGAGCGGTCGGCGCTCGCCGTGGGCATCGTCGAGTCGTCGACGAGCCGTGACGAAGCGTTCTCGTTCTTCACCTTGGGCCGCTCGCTCGAGCGCGCCGACATGACCGCGCGCCTGCTCGCGACCCGGTCGCTCACCGAGGCGAGCGGCCCCTCGTGGACGACGATCTTGCGCAGCGTCGGAGCCTATGAGGCCTACCTGCGCACCTACCGCGGGGTGCCGAGTGCGAAGAACGCCGCCGAGTTCTTGCTGCTCGACCGGCTGTTTCCGCGCTCGATCTTGTTCGCCGTGTCTCGCGCCGAGCAGTGCTTGCGCGACATCGAGCCCCGCTCTGACCGCGCTGGCATCGGCGATCAGGCGCTGCGGCAGCTCGGGCAGATCCGCAGCGAGCTCGAATACCGGCCCATCGCCGACATTCTCGACGATCTGCAGCGCCACATGGATGCCGTGCAGACGGCGACGAGCGCGACGAGCGAGGCTGTGCGGCAGCGATACTTTCCGACCAACGCGGCACCGAGTTGGGTGGCTGAGAAGTCATGAACCGTCTGCGCGTGCGCCACATCACCGGCTTCCACTACGAGGGAGAGGTGACGGCGTCGTACAACGAGGCCCGCATGCTGCCCGCGAGCGGTGATGGCCAGCTGGTGCTGTTCTCGCACCTCGACATCAACCCCACCTCATCGCAGCACCACTACGTCGACTACTTCGGCACGCGGGTCACCGCGTTCGAGCAGTTGGCGCACCACCGCGAGCTCTCGCTGACGTCTGATTGCCTGGTCGAGTTGCGTTCGCGCCCCTCCACCGAGGGAACGGTGAGCTGGGATGCCCTGCCGGGGCTCGTCGAACGCACCGTGTCGCACGTCGAGAACACGGTGCAGACCCGGCTCACCGAGCCTCCCGCCGAGGTTGCCGAGCGCGCCCGCGAACTCGCGGGCGCGTCGGCCGACCCCGAGTCTGCAGCCCGTGCCATCTGCGACTGGATCCACGACGAGGTCGAGTACATGCCCGGCGTCACGGGTGTGCACACGACGGC containing:
- the xylB gene encoding xylulokinase, giving the protein MRLVAGVDSSTQSCKVLIVDAATGSIVREGRAGHPDGTEVDPAAWWSALVTAVDEAGGLDDVAAISIGGQQHGLVALDTEGRVVRDALLWNDTRSAGAAADLIAEVGADEYARRTGVVPVASFTATKLRWVRDHEPDNAARIAAVALPHDWLTWRLRGYGPSDESPLGPVLDELVTDASDASGTAYFSALTGEYDLDVFERALGRSARVAGPAGVDTPAPSREVVLPRVLMPHESVTVDAETAEVSTLHAGVLVAGGAGDNAAAALGLGAAPGDVVVSIGTSGTVFAVSEHPVSDASGTVAGFADAAGFHLPLVATLNAARVLDAGARLLGVDHDGLAELALAAEPGAGGLVLRPYFEGERTPNLPDATATLSGMTLASTTRENLARAVIEGMLCGLADGLDAITSLGVPAERLLLIGGAARNHAVSAIAAQVFGLPVVVPHPGEYVALGAAAQASWALNGERPQWQIESHADLPADPRREIRTAYAAAR
- a CDS encoding circularly permuted type 2 ATP-grasp protein, which codes for MADLFDGYAATAARSGSAVAFDEMFAPDSEVRLPYRQIHAALAQMSTDELRGRTEALASSYLAQGVTFDFAGEERPFPLDAVPRVIDRAEWSHLEAGVSQRVRALEAFLADIYGAQRCIADGVLPARLISSSSHYHREAAGIESANGVRIQVSGIDLIRDENGIWRVLEDNVRVPSGVSYVISNRRVMAQTLPELFVSMRVRPVGDYPNQLLHALRASAPRGVDDPTIVVLTPGVYNSAYFEHTLLARLMGVELVEGRDLYCSGGRVFMRTTAGPQRVDVIYRRVDDEFLDPLTFRADSMLGTPGLMLAARLGNVTITNAVGNGVADDKLVYTYMPDLMRYFLDEDPIIPNVDTWRLEDPGSLEEVLDRLHELVVKPVDGSGGKGLVVGPAASRDELETLRSRLLADPRGWIAQPVVQLSTIPTLVDEGIRPRHADLRPFAVNDGHDVWVLPGGLTRVALPEGQLVVNSSQGGGSKDTWVVGQLPMVADSHDVQGIVAEQATVTQSIPIIYDAAAHVPDHNPADDPRNDQQQQQQQVKKSNGAPAVSRGAE
- a CDS encoding alpha-E domain-containing protein produces the protein MLSRIAESLFWIGRYVERSDGTARILDVHLQLLLEDPWIDEDTACRSLLSVMGSDAKPEHALTRADVLSILAVDRSHPASIAYSLGAARENARRAREVVSTELWEVLNTTRARMPRKVAPEKVHEFFGWVRERSALAVGIVESSTSRDEAFSFFTLGRSLERADMTARLLATRSLTEASGPSWTTILRSVGAYEAYLRTYRGVPSAKNAAEFLLLDRLFPRSILFAVSRAEQCLRDIEPRSDRAGIGDQALRQLGQIRSELEYRPIADILDDLQRHMDAVQTATSATSEAVRQRYFPTNAAPSWVAEKS
- a CDS encoding transglutaminase family protein; the protein is MNRLRVRHITGFHYEGEVTASYNEARMLPASGDGQLVLFSHLDINPTSSQHHYVDYFGTRVTAFEQLAHHRELSLTSDCLVELRSRPSTEGTVSWDALPGLVERTVSHVENTVQTRLTEPPAEVAERARELAGASADPESAARAICDWIHDEVEYMPGVTGVHTTAAEAWQQKRGVCQDITHLALGALRTAGIPARYVSGYLHPVPDAEIGQTVAGESHAWVEWFDGAWQGYDPTNAIDIHDRHVIVGRGRDYRDVPPLRGVYAGPSSSRLFVTVEITREA